The following coding sequences are from one Saccopteryx bilineata isolate mSacBil1 chromosome 3, mSacBil1_pri_phased_curated, whole genome shotgun sequence window:
- the RFX5 gene encoding DNA-binding protein RFX5, whose protein sequence is MAEDELDTKSPKSGGRGPSGTAEAGEPTTLLQRLRSTISKAVQNKVEGILQDVQKFSDNDKLYLYLQLPSGPSTGDKSSEPSTLSNEEYMYAYRWIRNHLEEHTDTCLPKQSVYDAYRKYCESLACCRPLSTANFGKIIREIFPDIKARRLGGRGQSKYCYSGIRRKTLVSMPPLPGLDLKGSESPEMGPEVTPAPRDELFEAACALTCDWAERILKRSFSSIVEVARFLLQHHLISARSAHAHVLKAMGFAEVDEHAPRERSSKSKNGVENLESGAHKKPERPTQELEPQAGAGPPVRGERKKSVVESPAPAASNPQVNALVARLPLLLPRAPRSLIPQISVSPSVMAPKLSSGSLKLTALPVSNRVRGTQAAVPIINMILPTVPALPGPGPGPGPGQTQPELIQPQGTENKEVGISGDPGPHDKGVKRTAEVPMSEANGQDPPAKAAKQDIEDTGSNAKRKRGRPRKKSGGSRERNSIPDKSVAATDSAQSSRLPREIWSSGTESNSAGGSEIPGSIRESETGVVLAQSHEGGAVSKRGKGPSSRPAKGEDKVPLVTPKVSVIRGSRSQKEGLHLEKGEVDTAVQGNKDLKGHRFQSSSSHEQKDPKATPP, encoded by the exons ATGGCAGAAGATGAACTTGATACTAAAAGTCCAAAGTCTGGGGGAAGGGGCCCCTCAGGTACTGCCGAAGCAGGGGAACCTACCACCCTTCTTCAGAGGCTCCGAAGTACCATTTC tAAGGCCGTGCAGAACAAAGTAGAGGGAATCTTG CAAGATGTACAGAAATTCTCAGACAATGACAAGCTGTATCTCTACCTTCAGCTCCCCTCAGGTCCCAGTACTGGAGACAAAAG CTCAGAGCCAAGTACACTCAGCAATGAGGAGTACATGTATGCCTATAGGTGGATCCGCAACCACCTAGAAGAGCATACTGACACCTGTCTGCCAAAGCAAAGTGTTTATGACGCCTATCG GAAGTACTGTGAGAGCCTCGCTTGTTGCCGCCCACTCAGCACAGCCAATTTTGGCAAAATCATCAGAGAGATCTTCCCTGACATCAAGGCCCGAAGGCTTGGTGGTCGTGGGCAGTCCAA ATATTGCTATAGTGGTATACGAAGAAAGACCTTGGTATCTATGCCACCCTTGCCTGGCCTTGACCTAAAGGGCTCTGAGAGT CCAGAAATGGGCCCAGAAGTAACTCCAGCACCTCGGGATGAACTCTTTGAGGCagcctgtgccctgacctgtgaCTGGGCAGAGCGAATCCTGAAACGGTCCTTCAGTTCCATTGTTGAGGTCGCCCGCTTCCTGCTGCAGCATCATCTCATCTCTGCGCGATCTGCACATGCCCATGTGCTCAAGGCCATGGGGTTTGCTG AAGTCGACGAACATGCCCCTCGGGAACGGTCATCTAAATCTAAGAATGGTGTAGAAAACCTGGAGAGTGGAGCCCATAAGAAGCCAGAAAGACCAACCCAG GAGCTGGAACCCCAAGCTGGGGCTGGTCCCCCAGTACGTGGAGAACGGAAGAAGAGTGTAGTGGAGAGTCCAGCCCCAGCAGCCAGTAACCCACAGGTTAATGCCCTGGTGGCGCGGctgcctctgctcctcccccgGGCCCCTCGCTCACTTATCCCGCAAATCTCCGTCTCTCCATCTGTCATGGCCCCCAAGCTTTCTTCAGGCTCTCTGAAACTGACTGCACTACCTGTGTCCAACAGGGTTAGGGGAACCCAGGCAGCTGTGCCTATCATTAATATGATCTTACCAACTGTTCCTGCTTTgcctggacctggacctggacctggacctgggCAAACTCAACCTGAGCTCATTCAGCCACAGGGCACAGAGAATAAGGAGGTAGGCATAAGTGGTGACCCAGGACCTCATGATAAGGGTGTCAAGAGGACAGCCGAAGTACCTATGAGTGAAGCCAATGGGCAGGACCCACCAGCTAAAGCAGCAAAGCAAGATATAGAGGATACAGGGAGCAATGCCAAAAGAAAACGGGGGCGCCCTCGAAAAAAATCAGGGGGAAGTAGGGAAAGGAATTCTATCCCTGACAAGTCAGTAGCTGCCACGGACTCTGCCCAGTCCTCAAGGTTACCACGGGAGATTTGGTCCTCTGGAACGGAAAGCAACTCAGCTGGAGGGTCAGAGATACCAGGGTCAATCAGAGAGTCTGAGACGGGGGTAGTGCTGGCCCAAAGTCATGAAGGTGGTGCTGTCTCCAAACGAGGAAAGGGTCCCAGTTCCCGTCCTGCCAAAGGAGAAGATAAAGTTCCTCTTGTTACCCCAAAAGTGAGTGTCATCAGGGGCAGTAGAAGCCAAAAGGAGGGTCTTCATTTGGAAAAGGGAGAGGTAGACACTGCAGTACAGGGGAATAAAGATTTAAAGGGACATAGGTTTCAAAGTTCCTCATCCCATGAGCAGAAAGACCCCAAAGCAACGCCCCCATGA